The following are encoded in a window of Roseimaritima ulvae genomic DNA:
- a CDS encoding gamma carbonic anhydrase family protein, with translation MAIYQLGERTPQIADDCYVPAEATVIGDVRLEPQANLWPGAVLRGDVEPIVVGPQSSIQDGSVLHTDPGCPLTIGCGVTVGHQATLHGCTIGDHSLIGMQAIVLNRAVIGKDCLVGAAALVTEGKSFPERSLIIGTPAKRVRDLTDEEVENLRHIALRYVDRAKIYREQLKLIVGR, from the coding sequence ATGGCTATCTATCAACTCGGCGAGCGGACGCCGCAGATCGCGGACGATTGTTATGTCCCTGCCGAAGCCACGGTGATCGGGGACGTGCGGCTGGAACCCCAGGCCAATCTTTGGCCGGGTGCCGTGTTACGCGGCGACGTGGAACCCATCGTCGTCGGACCTCAAAGCAGCATCCAGGATGGCTCGGTGCTGCATACCGACCCGGGCTGTCCGCTGACCATCGGTTGCGGCGTCACGGTCGGGCATCAAGCCACCTTGCACGGCTGCACGATCGGCGATCACTCGTTGATCGGCATGCAGGCCATTGTGCTCAACCGAGCGGTAATCGGCAAAGACTGTTTGGTCGGTGCCGCGGCGCTGGTCACCGAAGGCAAATCCTTTCCTGAGCGGTCGCTGATCATTGGCACACCCGCCAAACGCGTTCGCGATCTAACGGACGAGGAAGTCGAGAACCTGCGGCACATCGCTCTACGGTACGTGGACCGTGCGAAGATCTACCGCGAGCAGTTGAAGCTGATTGTGGGGCGGTAG